One window of the Klebsiella oxytoca genome contains the following:
- a CDS encoding manganese/iron ABC transporter ATP-binding protein, with the protein MNNQLPGLAVNNVSVTYRNGHTALRDASFSVPRGSIAALVGVNGSGKSTLFKALMGFVRASNGNIAILGQPVNRALRQNLVAYVPQAEEVDWSFPVLVEDVVMMGRYGHMGWLRRAKQRDHEIVDAALARVGMSEYRHRQIGELSGGQKKRVFLARAIAQQGKIILLDEPFTGVDVQTEARIIELLRELRDEGCTMLVSTHNLGSVSEFCDYTVMVKGTVLASGPTESTFTAENLELAFSGVLRHVALSGAEERIITDDERPFISRRAAGGER; encoded by the coding sequence ATGAATAACCAGCTGCCGGGCCTCGCGGTCAACAATGTCAGCGTTACTTATCGTAATGGCCACACCGCGCTGCGCGATGCTTCGTTTAGCGTCCCACGCGGCTCTATCGCGGCGCTGGTTGGCGTGAACGGCTCCGGGAAATCAACGTTGTTCAAAGCGCTGATGGGCTTTGTACGCGCCAGCAATGGCAACATCGCGATCCTCGGTCAACCGGTTAATCGCGCTCTGCGGCAGAACCTGGTTGCCTACGTTCCGCAGGCGGAAGAAGTGGACTGGTCGTTCCCGGTGCTGGTGGAGGATGTGGTGATGATGGGCCGCTACGGCCATATGGGCTGGCTACGGCGAGCCAAACAACGCGACCATGAGATTGTTGACGCCGCCCTGGCGCGGGTCGGCATGAGTGAATACCGGCACCGCCAGATCGGCGAGCTCTCCGGCGGGCAGAAAAAGCGTGTGTTTCTGGCCCGCGCTATCGCTCAGCAGGGAAAAATCATTCTGCTGGATGAACCCTTTACCGGCGTCGACGTGCAGACCGAAGCGCGCATCATCGAGCTGCTGCGGGAACTGCGTGATGAAGGCTGCACCATGCTGGTTTCCACCCACAACCTTGGTTCGGTAAGCGAATTCTGCGACTACACGGTGATGGTCAAAGGTACCGTACTGGCCAGCGGCCCGACGGAAAGCACCTTTACCGCCGAAAACCTCGAACTGGCTTTTAGCGGCGTGCTGCGCCACGTGGCGTTGAGCGGCGCGGAGGAGCGGATTATTACCGACGATGAGCGGCCGTTTATCAGCCGCCGGGCGGCGGGAGGCGAAAGATGA
- the sitC gene encoding iron/manganese ABC transporter permease subunit SitC yields the protein MSWLLEPFGYQYMLNAMWVSALVGGVCAFLSCYLMLKGWSLIGDALSHSIVPGVAGAYMLGLPFALGAFLSGGLAAGSMLFLNQRSKLKEDAIIGLIFSSFFGIGLFMVSLNPTSVNIQTIILGNILAIAPEDIVQLAAIGFISMAILLLKWKDLMVTFFDENHARSIGLNASGLKLLFFTLLAACTVAALQTVGAFLVICLVVTPGATAWLLTDRFPHLLTIAVAIGSLTSFFGAWLSYYLDGATGGIIVVAQTLLFLTAFVFAPKHGLLAIRRRVREASC from the coding sequence ATGAGCTGGCTGCTGGAACCGTTTGGTTATCAATATATGCTGAACGCGATGTGGGTTTCGGCGCTGGTGGGCGGAGTGTGCGCCTTTCTCTCCTGCTATCTGATGCTCAAAGGCTGGTCGCTGATTGGCGACGCCCTCTCTCACTCCATTGTCCCCGGCGTAGCGGGCGCTTATATGCTCGGCCTGCCCTTCGCGCTGGGCGCGTTTCTTTCCGGCGGGCTGGCCGCGGGCAGCATGCTGTTTCTAAACCAGCGTTCGAAGCTGAAAGAAGACGCGATTATCGGCCTGATCTTCTCCTCTTTTTTCGGTATTGGCCTGTTTATGGTGTCGCTGAATCCGACCTCGGTGAATATCCAGACCATTATTCTCGGCAATATTCTGGCTATTGCTCCGGAGGATATTGTCCAACTGGCGGCGATTGGTTTTATTTCGATGGCGATTCTGCTGTTGAAGTGGAAAGACCTGATGGTAACTTTTTTCGATGAGAACCACGCCCGCTCGATTGGCCTCAACGCCAGCGGGCTGAAGCTGCTGTTCTTTACCCTGCTGGCGGCCTGTACCGTGGCGGCGCTGCAAACCGTCGGCGCGTTTCTGGTAATTTGCCTGGTAGTGACGCCCGGCGCTACCGCCTGGCTGCTGACCGACCGTTTTCCGCACCTGCTGACGATTGCCGTCGCGATTGGCAGCCTGACCAGCTTTTTCGGCGCGTGGCTAAGCTACTACCTGGACGGGGCGACCGGCGGGATTATCGTCGTGGCGCAGACGCTGCTGTTTTTAACCGCTTTCGTTTTCGCGCCGAAACACGGTCTGCTCGCCATCCGTCGCCGCGTCAGGGAGGCCTCATGCTGA
- the sitD gene encoding iron/manganese ABC transporter permease subunit SitD has protein sequence MLSVLFEPFQFSFMVNALLVAAIVALPCALLSVFLVLKGWALMGDAMSHAVFPGVVVAYLLGIPFAIGAFIAGLFCAIATGYLDDNSRIKRDTIMGIVFSGMFGAGLVLYVSIQSEVHLDHILFGDMLGISAIDIVQTSLIALAIVLIIGLKWRDFLLHAFDPQQARASGLRCGLLHYGLLCMIALTIVATLKAVGIILSISLLIAPGAIALLLTRRFISALLLAMAVALGCSLGGVWLSFYLDSAPAPTIVVLFTVLFVIAFIWTSVRDSQTTARSGEVPGRG, from the coding sequence ATGCTGAGCGTGCTGTTTGAACCTTTCCAATTCTCGTTTATGGTCAACGCCTTGCTGGTAGCGGCAATCGTCGCGCTTCCCTGCGCGCTGCTGTCGGTTTTTTTGGTGCTCAAAGGCTGGGCGCTGATGGGCGATGCCATGAGCCACGCGGTGTTTCCAGGCGTGGTGGTGGCGTATCTCCTCGGCATCCCCTTCGCCATCGGTGCGTTTATTGCCGGACTGTTCTGCGCCATCGCCACCGGTTATCTCGACGATAACAGCCGCATTAAGCGCGATACCATTATGGGAATCGTGTTTTCCGGGATGTTTGGCGCGGGCCTGGTGCTGTACGTGTCGATTCAGTCGGAGGTCCATCTCGATCATATTCTGTTTGGCGATATGCTGGGGATTTCCGCCATTGATATTGTACAAACGTCGCTGATTGCGCTGGCGATTGTATTGATTATCGGCCTGAAGTGGCGCGATTTTCTGCTGCATGCCTTTGATCCGCAGCAGGCCAGGGCAAGCGGATTACGCTGCGGGCTGCTGCACTATGGGCTGCTGTGCATGATTGCGCTGACCATCGTGGCGACGCTGAAAGCGGTGGGGATTATTCTGTCGATTTCGCTACTGATAGCGCCGGGGGCGATCGCTCTGCTGCTGACGCGGCGGTTTATCAGCGCCCTGCTGCTGGCGATGGCGGTGGCGTTAGGCTGTTCGCTGGGCGGCGTGTGGCTGTCGTTTTATCTCGACAGCGCCCCGGCGCCGACCATTGTGGTGCTGTTTACCGTTCTGTTCGTTATCGCGTTTATCTGGACGTCGGTTCGCGATAGTCAGACCACAGCCCGTTCCGGCGAGGTCCCGGGTCGCGGCTGA
- a CDS encoding nitrous oxide-stimulated promoter family protein, which yields MAGKRIAREKKTISSMIVLYQRRCPDARDDAEHYQTLNDYADKRLDKCVFGEEKPACKQCPVHCYQPAKREEMKQIMRWAGPRMLWRHPILTIRHLIDDKRPVPELPEKYRPKKPQ from the coding sequence ATGGCGGGCAAACGTATTGCGCGGGAAAAAAAGACCATTAGCAGCATGATTGTGCTTTATCAGCGCCGCTGCCCGGATGCTCGCGACGACGCCGAACACTATCAGACGCTTAACGATTATGCTGATAAGCGCCTGGATAAGTGCGTATTCGGTGAAGAAAAACCCGCCTGCAAGCAGTGTCCGGTGCACTGCTATCAGCCCGCGAAGCGCGAAGAGATGAAGCAGATTATGCGCTGGGCAGGGCCGCGGATGCTCTGGCGGCACCCAATCCTGACGATTCGCCACCTGATCGATGATAAACGCCCGGTGCCGGAGTTACCGGAAAAGTATCGGCCCAAAAAGCCGCAATAA
- the fucO gene encoding lactaldehyde reductase, which yields MAYRMILNETSYFGPGSISCIVDEVKKRGFKKALVVTDKDLIRFNVATKVFAILESAGLPYSIFDEVIPNPTIEVVQQGVEAFKQSGADYLIAIGGGSPQDTCKAVGIIINNPEFADVRSLEGGAETKNAAVPIIAIPTTAGTAAEVTINYVITDVQNRRKFVCYDPHDIPLVAIVDAEMMASMPASLKAATGVDALTHAIEGYITKGAWELTDMLHLKAIEVIGRSLRASVQGDAQGAEGMALGQYIAGMGFSNVGLGLVHGMAHPLGAFYGTPHGVANAVLLPHIMAYNAEYTGEKYRDIALALGNKQAATMPIAEARKAAIEAVAQLNRDVNIPARLRDVGMKEEDIDGLAQAALADVCTGGNPRDTNLEEIKALYRAIF from the coding sequence ATGGCTTATAGAATGATTTTAAACGAAACTTCGTATTTTGGCCCCGGCTCGATTAGCTGTATTGTCGACGAAGTTAAAAAACGCGGCTTTAAAAAAGCGCTGGTGGTCACAGATAAGGATCTTATTCGTTTTAACGTTGCCACAAAAGTATTCGCTATTCTTGAGAGCGCCGGGCTGCCATACAGTATCTTTGATGAGGTCATCCCCAATCCCACTATTGAAGTTGTGCAGCAGGGCGTTGAGGCGTTTAAGCAGTCGGGCGCCGACTACCTGATCGCCATCGGCGGTGGCTCACCGCAGGATACCTGTAAGGCAGTAGGGATTATTATTAATAACCCTGAATTTGCCGACGTTCGCAGCCTTGAAGGTGGGGCTGAGACCAAAAACGCCGCCGTGCCGATAATTGCGATCCCAACCACCGCCGGTACAGCAGCGGAGGTCACCATCAACTATGTGATTACCGATGTCCAGAATCGACGTAAGTTTGTTTGCTATGACCCGCACGATATTCCGCTAGTGGCGATCGTTGACGCCGAAATGATGGCCAGCATGCCTGCCAGCCTGAAAGCGGCGACCGGCGTTGATGCGCTGACCCACGCGATTGAAGGCTATATCACTAAAGGCGCATGGGAGTTAACCGATATGCTGCATCTGAAAGCTATCGAGGTAATCGGCCGCTCGCTGCGCGCCTCGGTGCAGGGCGATGCGCAGGGCGCGGAAGGCATGGCGCTTGGGCAATATATCGCCGGGATGGGCTTCTCAAACGTGGGGCTGGGGCTGGTTCACGGCATGGCTCACCCGCTGGGCGCTTTCTACGGCACGCCGCACGGGGTGGCGAACGCGGTGCTGTTGCCGCATATCATGGCGTATAACGCCGAATATACCGGGGAAAAATATCGCGATATCGCGCTAGCTCTTGGCAACAAGCAGGCGGCAACGATGCCGATTGCCGAGGCGCGTAAGGCGGCGATAGAGGCGGTGGCGCAGCTCAACCGCGACGTCAATATTCCGGCGCGCCTGCGTGACGTGGGAATGAAAGAAGAAGATATTGACGGGCTGGCGCAGGCGGCTCTGGCCGATGTATGTACCGGCGGCAACCCGCGCGATACCAATCTGGAAGAGATCAAAGCGCTGTATCGGGCGATTTTTTAA
- a CDS encoding FaeA/PapI family transcriptional regulator produces MKISFSSCTPHSNQNSVTAVESLRSLMTTMGINKFSGVNVPEQEYILYVLKEHEPEGLLTRELADRCEMSIYKVRHLLLPLEKYGQVIRIKINKHHKWYFYNKNID; encoded by the coding sequence ATGAAGATTTCATTTTCATCCTGTACCCCACATTCAAATCAAAATTCTGTTACCGCCGTTGAGAGTTTAAGGTCATTGATGACCACTATGGGCATTAATAAATTCTCCGGGGTCAATGTACCAGAGCAAGAGTATATTCTTTATGTATTGAAAGAACATGAGCCTGAGGGGTTACTTACTCGTGAGTTAGCGGACAGATGCGAAATGTCAATATATAAAGTCAGACACTTGCTACTACCCCTTGAGAAGTATGGTCAGGTGATCAGAATTAAAATTAACAAACATCATAAATGGTATTTTTATAATAAAAATATTGACTAA
- a CDS encoding winged helix-turn-helix domain-containing protein encodes MRFDIEGFITFDTEEASLVNLLTGDCIELSATSTRLLTSLLQYRGDIISRVDIFQTVFEKYGARPSNSNLNQYISTLRRSLADLGIEKNVIITVPRIGFKISDEVIITSDNDYYSSFTLPTLTPELPTRSLLWQHRKEGMLFILAVLIVMLFSLFFIHKKQSSAIVFTQDKCTIYGSEALHATEILRIKKLLPSGLDCSKPKKIYLFNRQIDQEQGLGIYMDIFILKCDRKYQQCHSYYYKEIKNA; translated from the coding sequence ATGCGGTTCGATATAGAGGGATTTATTACATTTGATACCGAGGAGGCTTCCCTGGTCAATCTTCTGACCGGCGATTGTATAGAACTCTCAGCCACTTCCACTCGCCTCCTTACCAGTCTGTTGCAATACCGTGGGGATATTATTTCGCGAGTTGATATTTTTCAGACGGTGTTTGAAAAATATGGTGCCAGGCCATCCAATAGCAACCTGAACCAATACATCTCAACGCTCCGCCGCAGTCTTGCCGATCTTGGTATTGAGAAAAATGTAATTATCACGGTACCGCGAATTGGCTTTAAGATTTCTGATGAAGTCATTATCACCAGCGACAATGATTACTACTCCTCTTTCACTCTCCCGACGCTGACTCCAGAACTCCCCACGCGTAGTTTACTGTGGCAACACCGCAAGGAGGGCATGTTATTTATCCTCGCCGTACTGATAGTGATGCTTTTTTCACTATTCTTTATCCATAAAAAACAATCATCTGCCATAGTTTTTACGCAAGATAAATGTACTATTTACGGCTCAGAAGCCCTGCACGCGACAGAAATACTCAGAATAAAAAAACTGCTCCCCTCTGGGCTTGATTGTTCTAAGCCAAAGAAAATCTACCTTTTCAATCGACAAATAGATCAGGAACAAGGCTTGGGCATCTATATGGACATCTTCATACTCAAATGCGACAGAAAGTACCAGCAGTGCCACAGCTACTACTATAAGGAAATAAAAAATGCGTAA
- a CDS encoding HD domain-containing protein, producing MTIHLLPTLASIANIIDMINPRLNLHHVRTAYIASRLANLVDFTAAQRRKTILAALIHDVGGLNEKSRLEPLNYIDNEHNNHAIIGSELLSRIPLFRPLNRIVRYHHTHWRNGLGHYIDDELVPEESHLLFFADRLDVLYCQHRSGHIAFLSKKLVEIVSAGANILYKKEFIEAFRTLSADEHFWSVLTSTDYRDYIKEIPRVNNDTISLHNLRDIAELLSFIIDQFSQQTPWQSAAVGHIAGFLATKMEMSATQTLKVEIGGLLHNISCLDHRPSPKQTASAEQAPYSWHPIEGIDDISEWIATQNRPVSSKLTHFPLEPEAMLIAVSRLVVYALSGPRAEEKSLAQLIKNNPGDGIPPFMLPLLAQYASQIIQIYRATAGEIKELVNRIEQLTNSI from the coding sequence ATGACCATACATTTACTTCCGACCTTAGCCAGTATCGCCAATATCATTGATATGATTAACCCACGGCTGAATCTGCACCATGTCAGAACGGCGTATATTGCATCACGGCTGGCTAATTTAGTCGATTTTACCGCAGCCCAACGGCGTAAAACGATACTGGCGGCGCTCATTCATGATGTCGGTGGATTAAATGAAAAATCACGTCTTGAACCACTTAATTACATCGATAACGAGCATAATAATCACGCGATCATCGGCAGCGAATTACTTAGCCGCATTCCGCTGTTTCGTCCGCTAAACAGAATTGTTCGCTATCATCACACCCACTGGCGCAACGGTCTGGGGCATTACATCGATGATGAGCTGGTTCCCGAAGAGAGTCATCTGCTGTTCTTTGCCGACCGTCTGGATGTGCTTTATTGCCAGCACCGCAGCGGCCATATCGCTTTTTTAAGCAAAAAGCTTGTTGAAATTGTCTCCGCCGGGGCAAACATTCTCTATAAGAAAGAGTTTATTGAGGCTTTCAGAACGCTCTCCGCAGATGAACATTTCTGGTCCGTCCTGACTTCTACCGACTATCGCGATTACATCAAAGAGATCCCCAGGGTGAATAACGACACTATCTCTTTACACAATCTGCGCGATATTGCCGAACTTCTCTCTTTTATTATCGATCAGTTCAGCCAGCAGACGCCGTGGCAATCCGCTGCCGTCGGACATATTGCCGGTTTTCTGGCGACAAAAATGGAAATGAGTGCGACGCAAACGCTGAAAGTTGAGATTGGCGGGTTACTGCATAATATTTCCTGTCTGGATCACAGACCGTCGCCAAAGCAAACCGCATCGGCTGAGCAAGCACCTTACTCCTGGCATCCTATTGAAGGAATTGATGATATTTCTGAGTGGATAGCGACGCAAAATCGCCCAGTATCGTCCAAATTAACCCATTTCCCTCTTGAACCGGAAGCGATGCTGATTGCCGTTAGCCGACTGGTGGTTTATGCGTTAAGCGGGCCAAGAGCGGAAGAAAAATCGCTGGCGCAGTTAATTAAAAACAATCCGGGAGATGGAATTCCCCCATTTATGCTGCCCCTGCTCGCTCAATATGCCTCACAGATAATTCAGATATATCGCGCAACCGCGGGAGAAATAAAAGAGCTAGTGAATCGCATTGAGCAACTCACTAACTCCATTTAA
- a CDS encoding SDR family NAD(P)-dependent oxidoreductase yields MAQKWILITGGSRGIGRALVTGLAQSWNVVFTGRNEAAIDATLAECEPSSNRVQGYACDGNDELRVEHLAQELLTTWGPPEAIIHNAGMARDGLHIHQNAALWREVLETNVISMMNWNRVLLPAMLTQRRGSIVMMSSVSALKGNVGQTAYAASKAAMSGIARSLALEVGRFGIRVNCLAPGLIRTEMLAEIPADKLKEMRQAIPLRRLGETDDVLEAVAFLIGEGSQYMTGQTLVLDGGLSA; encoded by the coding sequence ATGGCGCAAAAATGGATACTGATTACCGGAGGCAGCCGCGGCATCGGTCGGGCGCTGGTGACCGGTCTGGCGCAAAGCTGGAACGTGGTATTTACCGGACGTAACGAGGCGGCGATCGACGCCACCCTGGCGGAGTGCGAGCCTTCATCCAACCGGGTACAGGGATACGCCTGCGACGGTAATGATGAGCTGCGGGTTGAGCATCTGGCGCAGGAGCTGCTGACCACGTGGGGGCCGCCGGAGGCGATAATTCACAATGCCGGGATGGCGCGCGACGGCTTGCATATTCATCAGAATGCCGCGCTATGGCGTGAGGTGCTGGAAACCAACGTTATCTCCATGATGAACTGGAATCGGGTTCTGCTGCCAGCGATGCTGACGCAGCGGCGAGGCTCTATCGTGATGATGTCATCGGTCAGCGCGTTAAAGGGCAACGTAGGACAAACGGCTTATGCCGCAAGCAAAGCGGCGATGAGCGGTATTGCGCGTTCGCTGGCGCTGGAGGTGGGGCGATTCGGCATTCGGGTAAACTGTCTTGCGCCGGGCCTGATTCGTACGGAGATGCTGGCAGAAATACCGGCGGACAAACTCAAAGAGATGCGTCAGGCAATACCTCTGCGCAGATTGGGCGAAACGGATGATGTGCTTGAGGCCGTGGCGTTTTTAATCGGTGAGGGGAGTCAATATATGACCGGGCAAACGCTGGTTCTGGACGGCGGGTTGAGCGCCTGA
- a CDS encoding acyl carrier protein encodes MIPYDDVLQKVCEMICDAKDLEPDEVDENTPLVRLKLDSLDYVELMVLAKREFNITLEADWFIHNPGITLGELCQYISKESGS; translated from the coding sequence ATGATTCCGTATGATGATGTTCTGCAAAAAGTGTGTGAAATGATTTGTGATGCCAAAGATCTGGAGCCCGATGAAGTCGATGAAAATACGCCTCTCGTACGGCTGAAGTTAGATAGTCTCGACTACGTCGAATTGATGGTGCTGGCAAAGCGCGAATTCAACATTACCCTGGAAGCGGACTGGTTTATTCACAATCCAGGGATAACTCTTGGCGAACTGTGTCAGTACATCAGTAAAGAGTCAGGCAGCTAA
- a CDS encoding MaoC family dehydratase — MTRLFYTLADAQQWAAFSGDDNPIHFDLSAAREMGGSRLSVHGMRALLDVKRDVQSRLAYPQSSSERYLKCVVRLRRPLWCDSDWLLTPGAAKNRVLSAASVSSPQDDEVCLSCQMSLAAGPESLTGKQPSELAPKTLLALQSHFNSAWPDLAQWQFLDALLFRQLISDGALLRQENIAALLGHGETSLQQIFTRYPVVQTHQEVVFDARMMGECAPIWPDTLSLWLLPALVVGEIAQGALVRVAAAAQLDDQIITSVVTLKVGPTTI; from the coding sequence GTGACGCGGCTTTTCTACACCCTTGCCGATGCGCAGCAGTGGGCGGCGTTTTCCGGCGATGACAACCCCATTCACTTTGACCTCTCGGCTGCGCGCGAGATGGGCGGGAGCCGGCTGAGCGTTCACGGAATGCGCGCTCTGCTTGACGTGAAGCGTGATGTCCAGTCGCGGCTGGCGTATCCGCAATCCAGCTCTGAACGTTACCTGAAATGCGTGGTTCGCCTGCGCAGGCCGCTCTGGTGCGATAGCGACTGGCTGCTAACTCCGGGAGCCGCGAAAAATCGCGTCTTATCCGCCGCGTCGGTCAGCAGCCCGCAGGATGATGAAGTCTGTTTGTCATGCCAGATGAGCCTCGCCGCCGGGCCGGAATCGCTGACGGGAAAACAGCCCAGCGAACTTGCACCAAAGACGCTGCTTGCGCTGCAATCCCATTTCAACAGCGCCTGGCCCGACCTGGCGCAGTGGCAGTTTCTCGACGCGCTGTTATTTCGCCAGCTCATCAGCGATGGGGCGCTGCTGCGACAGGAGAATATCGCGGCTCTGCTCGGTCACGGTGAGACCTCTTTGCAGCAGATTTTTACCCGTTATCCGGTTGTACAAACCCATCAGGAAGTCGTGTTTGACGCTCGTATGATGGGGGAATGTGCGCCGATTTGGCCGGATACCCTGTCGCTCTGGCTACTGCCTGCGCTGGTGGTTGGCGAAATAGCGCAGGGGGCTTTAGTACGCGTCGCGGCGGCGGCGCAGCTGGATGACCAGATAATCACGAGCGTGGTAACGCTAAAAGTTGGCCCAACGACTATTTGA
- a CDS encoding beta-ketoacyl-[acyl-carrier-protein] synthase family protein, giving the protein MSHSNSPYRVVITGYGAVTPLGDSAAESWQAIMDYRYGYRYVDLSANGIHTHFIGQIENEPSLKGVPAAIRRRLPRHARLALAAAREAVAMAFAGEAPTGFYDPLMCGAIIGSGWAGLDESYLAVPEFEKTGVSSPFSCFFSMPNVTTAACSQLWNLRGYQNTPVAACATGTIAIGEAYDAIRFGRASMMLAGAGESLNSICAIWNIDVLGALSRETESPERASCPFSLQRSGFVLSEGGAVLCLEERESALARGATILAEVTGYANFSDAVDFTSPAEDCVAREQTIRWALRGANLQPADLDYINAHGTSTPLNDINETLSLKKALGDEAYRIPVSSTKAYSGHLIAAAGSFETIVCLQAMAAGIMPATAHLTEPDPQCDLDYIAEGHRRGEIRRALNLSFGFGGANAALVLEKHA; this is encoded by the coding sequence ATGAGTCACAGTAATTCCCCTTATCGCGTGGTGATAACCGGCTATGGCGCGGTGACTCCCCTTGGCGATAGCGCAGCCGAAAGCTGGCAGGCGATCATGGATTATCGATACGGTTACCGCTATGTGGATCTCTCCGCTAACGGTATTCACACTCATTTCATCGGTCAGATAGAGAACGAGCCCAGCCTGAAGGGCGTTCCCGCCGCCATTCGCCGGCGTCTGCCCCGCCATGCGCGCCTGGCGCTGGCCGCCGCGCGGGAAGCGGTAGCGATGGCCTTTGCTGGCGAAGCGCCCACCGGCTTTTACGACCCGCTAATGTGCGGCGCAATTATCGGCTCCGGCTGGGCAGGGCTTGATGAAAGCTACCTGGCGGTACCGGAGTTTGAGAAAACGGGCGTTTCATCGCCTTTCAGCTGCTTCTTTTCCATGCCGAACGTGACCACCGCGGCCTGTAGCCAGCTGTGGAATTTGCGCGGTTATCAGAATACGCCGGTCGCCGCCTGCGCCACCGGCACTATCGCTATCGGCGAGGCCTATGATGCGATTCGCTTTGGCCGCGCCAGCATGATGCTTGCCGGAGCCGGGGAGTCGTTGAACAGCATTTGCGCCATCTGGAATATCGATGTGCTTGGCGCGCTGAGCCGGGAAACGGAATCGCCGGAGCGGGCCAGCTGTCCGTTTAGCCTGCAGCGCAGCGGATTCGTGCTTTCAGAGGGCGGAGCGGTGCTGTGCCTGGAAGAGCGCGAGAGCGCCCTGGCGCGCGGAGCGACGATCCTGGCGGAAGTTACCGGCTATGCCAATTTCTCCGACGCGGTGGATTTTACCTCCCCGGCGGAAGACTGCGTGGCCCGCGAGCAAACCATACGCTGGGCGCTGCGCGGCGCAAACCTCCAGCCTGCCGACCTCGACTATATCAACGCTCACGGCACCTCTACGCCGCTCAACGATATTAACGAAACGCTGTCGCTGAAAAAGGCGCTGGGTGACGAGGCGTATCGAATACCGGTATCCAGCACCAAAGCCTACTCGGGGCATTTGATCGCCGCGGCGGGAAGTTTTGAAACGATTGTCTGCCTGCAGGCGATGGCGGCGGGGATCATGCCCGCAACGGCGCATCTGACCGAGCCGGACCCGCAGTGCGATCTTGACTATATCGCTGAAGGTCATCGTCGTGGGGAGATCCGCCGGGCTCTCAATCTGAGCTTTGGTTTCGGCGGCGCGAACGCCGCGCTGGTGCTGGAGAAACATGCGTGA